The Gracilibacillus caseinilyticus genome segment TGAAGTGATCTTCTTCACAAAGTTAGCTTCAGCCGTGCCCCGCAGGACGCGGAGTGGTTGGGCGGAGCGGTCTCCCAGCATATGAAACATTTCAAAGTTACCACTGTGTTAGTTGACATAATCCATATTATAAGAACCCATCAATCATGTTTAGGATGTTTACTTCTATGACTATACTTTTATACTTTCTTACTTGGCAAAAAAAGAAACCAGACAAATTCCGGTTTCTATCGTTTAACGGTTATTTTTCGTTTTTTTCGGTATACAGTCATAAACGCAGCGCTTATGACCAAAATAATCCCGAATGTCTGGAATAAAGTCAGCTGATCATCGAAAATGATCACACCGACTAATACTGCGACAATTGGTTCCATTGCTCCTAATATCGCTGCTTTACTTGATTCAATATAAGCAAGCCCTAGCGTGTACAACGTATATGCAGCAATTGTTGAAATAATCGCAATTCCAGCAATATTTAACCAAACCTCAATGGATTGGAAGGAATCTGTTTTATTCCATAGCCCGCTGGTTGGCAAGATAAAGATACTCCCTGTCAGTAAGGCATAAACGGTTGTAGTGAGAAAATTATAGTGTCTGCTTACTTGTTTACCAATAATACTGTATAATCCACAGAAAAACGCAGAAAGTATTCCTAGAATAATACTGATTAGGGGAATACTTAAGTTGCCAAAAGGAAATAATCCGATCGCTAGCGCACAACCAATAACCGTCAAACTCAAGGAAATAATTTTACTTCTGGTTATCGGCTCATGGAAAAGGAAACGGGACAAAATGGTAACAAAAATCGGTGCAGTGTACAGTAAAACGACAGCTATTGAGACAGAAGTCTGTTGCATGACGGTGAAATAACACCAATTGAAAAAGACAATGCTCCCTACCCCTAAACCGAAGAAATGTGGAAGATGTTTCCATTGGATTTTTAATTTCTTTGGCTGGGTCAATAATAAAACAATCAATAATATAGTAGAGGAAACAGTCAGCCGTATCGCAACAATCTCCCAGGCAGTAAAGCCATAACTATATAAGCTGTCAACAAATAATCCAGTAAGTCCCCAGAATCCGGCGCCAATCATTGTCAACATATACGCAACATAGTTCTTCATACAGTCACCTTCTTTTCTCTCTCTATTATCAAAGGATTAGTATTCCGAATCATGTTAAGCTTAGCACAATTTATTTCTTTTTCAAGAGTAAATAAGCGCCTAAACCAATTAAAATAATCGGCCAGAAACGTTCTAGCCAGTTCATTGCTTGATTAATCCAGCTAAACCAGCTTGGTTGTTGATCAGCAAAAATCGCAAATAAAGAAATACCTAACAAAATAAGTCCTGGAATAAAGCCGTTTTTCGTTTTTAGACCACGTAACAGAAACGCTATTGCGACAATAATTGTAAACATGGCCCAATGATCTAGCCAGAATGCATAATGGTTTAAGCCGTGAAAGTGAATGCCTAATCCTAACAGAATAACACCTGGGAATATATTGGCATAATCTTTAATTGAGAAGGCATAAATGAGAAATGCAGCACCAACTAATATTAATAACGTCGGCCAAGAATAAAAATCGGTAAAAACGGGTATACGTAGTTCACGAAGTAAAAAATATATACCGATACCAATTAATAAATAGGCGACAAGTCCATTTTTCTTCAACTAGAAACACTCCTAAATTAAAATGATTATTATGTAAAATTAATTTTCTTGATAAAATATATAAAATATGATAAATTACTTAATGAACAATGAAAACGAACATCACTTTTTTATTTTAGCATAGATGATTCATATACTGTTCATAAAAACATCACGAATTCTAATGTAATTCATGTTATACTATTAATAAATGTGTGTTAGGTTTTTGTTTTTTTGGGGGTAGATATCGTGCATATCATAACAGCAGGTATAAATTATAAAACAGCGCCTGTCGAAGTTAGAGAAAT includes the following:
- a CDS encoding LiaI-LiaF-like domain-containing protein; the encoded protein is MKKNGLVAYLLIGIGIYFLLRELRIPVFTDFYSWPTLLILVGAAFLIYAFSIKDYANIFPGVILLGLGIHFHGLNHYAFWLDHWAMFTIIVAIAFLLRGLKTKNGFIPGLILLGISLFAIFADQQPSWFSWINQAMNWLERFWPIILIGLGAYLLLKKK
- a CDS encoding DMT family transporter, with the translated sequence MKNYVAYMLTMIGAGFWGLTGLFVDSLYSYGFTAWEIVAIRLTVSSTILLIVLLLTQPKKLKIQWKHLPHFFGLGVGSIVFFNWCYFTVMQQTSVSIAVVLLYTAPIFVTILSRFLFHEPITRSKIISLSLTVIGCALAIGLFPFGNLSIPLISIILGILSAFFCGLYSIIGKQVSRHYNFLTTTVYALLTGSIFILPTSGLWNKTDSFQSIEVWLNIAGIAIISTIAAYTLYTLGLAYIESSKAAILGAMEPIVAVLVGVIIFDDQLTLFQTFGIILVISAAFMTVYRKKRKITVKR